A stretch of Bradyrhizobium sp. AZCC 2262 DNA encodes these proteins:
- a CDS encoding carbohydrate ABC transporter permease has protein sequence MSGPIRRSASVRRLVAIGVTLIALLSPFLWLLQMSFKSNDLILQFPPPLIFTPTLQNYASLWQGAFPASFVNSLMSASFSTALALILGVPAAYALSRWAGHGKHALSFAILVTRMAPPIAFTIPFFLFYRWIGLLDTVTGLVLVYTSFNLPLVIWMMQPFFETVPSSLEEAALVDGASTRIVFLEIVLPMVTPGIAATAILCFLYAWNDFFFALILTRSNARTAPVAVVNFMNYEGWEWGKIAAGGSLVMAPVLIFSLAVRRYLVSGLTAGAVKG, from the coding sequence ATGAGTGGGCCTATCCGCCGTTCGGCCAGCGTCCGCCGGCTCGTCGCGATCGGCGTGACGCTGATCGCGCTGCTGTCGCCGTTCCTCTGGCTGCTGCAGATGAGTTTCAAATCCAACGACCTGATCCTGCAGTTTCCGCCGCCTTTGATCTTCACGCCGACCCTGCAGAACTACGCCTCGCTCTGGCAGGGCGCGTTCCCGGCATCCTTCGTCAACAGCCTGATGAGCGCCTCGTTCTCCACCGCGCTGGCGCTCATTCTCGGCGTGCCCGCGGCCTACGCACTGTCGCGCTGGGCGGGGCACGGCAAGCATGCCCTGAGCTTTGCCATCCTGGTGACGCGGATGGCGCCGCCGATCGCGTTCACGATTCCGTTCTTCCTGTTCTACCGCTGGATCGGGCTGCTCGACACCGTCACCGGACTGGTGCTGGTCTACACCAGCTTCAACCTGCCGCTGGTTATCTGGATGATGCAGCCGTTCTTCGAGACCGTTCCGTCATCGCTGGAAGAGGCGGCGCTGGTCGATGGCGCATCGACCCGCATCGTGTTTCTCGAAATCGTGCTGCCGATGGTCACACCCGGCATCGCCGCAACCGCGATCCTCTGCTTTCTCTATGCCTGGAACGACTTCTTCTTCGCGCTGATCCTGACGCGGAGCAATGCGCGCACCGCGCCGGTTGCCGTCGTCAACTTCATGAACTATGAGGGCTGGGAGTGGGGCAAGATCGCCGCCGGCGGATCGCTGGTGATGGCGCCGGTCCTGATTTTTTCTCTCGCCGTGCGCCGCTATCTGGTGAGCGGGCTGACGGCGGGCGCCGTGAAAGGGTGA
- a CDS encoding carbohydrate ABC transporter permease, translated as MSRKGLVERRRFNRLALAPSLIVLFVIAGLPAIYLVVTSLTPFQLVNPGSSTDFNAPLRNYRLLPDDPRFVNSLWVQAKLSFWGVLFQVLLGMLLALLLHTQSRVVEFARTFFLIPMVLPPIVVAIIWKLIYTPDISPLYYAAGLLNIAMPSLTSSVDFALTAIIIADTWEWLPFTFLMVLAALQTIPDEFSEAALVDGANRLQIFFYITLPFITPILVISGMFRLIDSVKAFPLVFLLTGGGPGSVTEVTNYYAYLLAFDFNEIGYSSAVTIVMLLLVVAVSLGVVWMGRRREAMA; from the coding sequence TTGAGTAGAAAAGGACTGGTCGAGCGCCGCCGCTTCAACCGCCTCGCGCTAGCGCCGAGCCTGATCGTGTTGTTTGTGATCGCGGGTCTGCCCGCGATCTATCTGGTCGTGACCAGCCTGACGCCGTTTCAACTGGTCAATCCCGGCTCGTCGACCGATTTCAACGCGCCCTTGCGCAACTATCGCCTGCTGCCTGATGATCCGCGCTTCGTCAATTCGCTGTGGGTGCAGGCCAAGCTGTCGTTCTGGGGCGTGCTGTTCCAGGTCCTGCTCGGCATGCTGCTGGCGCTCCTGCTGCACACACAGTCGCGCGTCGTGGAATTCGCCCGCACCTTCTTCCTGATCCCGATGGTGCTGCCGCCGATCGTCGTGGCGATCATCTGGAAGCTGATCTATACGCCGGACATCAGCCCGCTCTACTACGCCGCTGGCCTGCTCAACATCGCGATGCCGTCGCTGACCTCCAGCGTCGATTTTGCCCTGACCGCGATCATCATCGCCGACACCTGGGAATGGCTGCCCTTCACCTTCTTGATGGTGCTGGCCGCGCTGCAGACCATTCCGGACGAGTTTTCCGAAGCGGCGCTGGTCGACGGCGCCAACCGGCTGCAGATCTTCTTCTACATCACGCTGCCCTTTATCACGCCGATCCTGGTGATCTCGGGCATGTTTCGCCTGATCGACAGCGTCAAGGCGTTTCCGCTGGTGTTTCTGCTGACCGGTGGCGGGCCAGGCAGCGTCACCGAGGTGACGAACTATTACGCCTATTTGCTGGCCTTCGATTTCAACGAGATCGGCTATTCCAGCGCAGTCACGATCGTGATGCTGCTGCTCGTCGTTGCCGTCAGCCTTGGCGTGGTGTGGATGGGCCGCCGCCGCGAGGCCATGGCATGA
- a CDS encoding ABC transporter substrate-binding protein, producing MTKKNSSHKSAGFSRRTLLQAGAATVGAAAFPMPVIAQAKPFAGVTLRGASFQHRFFTLLQNYIPEFEAQTGMKVDLQLSAFPVYNQQANLELSSGGSAFDFVNVTFILAARWVAAGLLANLDEFTGDPNLTPAEWKPKDFVEGAQVPYRDAKGATYGYSWEGGAMVMGLSRMDLMEKKGLKIPKTFAELQEVCAAINGTDGVTGLVSFQLHHWCLPPYIQGFGGNIFRNPPTDIMPALNSPEAIQAIEFYANLLKNCAPKGVLTYTEDQARQALLTGRSNIFIHSSAWITPILMSGDSKVKDTSRVVRMPAGPVRDFPAANSQGLGIPKNAKNKKAAWEFIKWALSPEISMRLVKEHGHSSVCRRSVIESEEYRKLNTVNGQDLGALYLEVLGLPAKGENYMAYRTVKEFPIVGDVLNKAFEQVATGQLAAPAAMNAAQEQAVANMRRAGTAL from the coding sequence ATGACCAAGAAGAATTCAAGCCATAAATCCGCAGGCTTCAGCCGCCGAACGCTGCTCCAGGCCGGCGCCGCCACAGTCGGCGCGGCGGCGTTTCCGATGCCGGTCATTGCGCAGGCAAAGCCGTTTGCCGGCGTCACGCTGCGTGGCGCGTCCTTCCAGCACCGCTTCTTCACCCTGCTGCAGAACTACATCCCGGAGTTCGAGGCGCAGACCGGCATGAAGGTCGATCTGCAGCTCTCGGCGTTTCCGGTCTACAACCAGCAGGCCAATCTCGAACTGTCGTCGGGCGGTTCGGCGTTCGACTTCGTCAACGTCACCTTCATTCTCGCCGCGCGCTGGGTCGCGGCGGGACTGCTCGCCAATCTCGATGAGTTCACCGGCGATCCCAACCTGACACCCGCGGAATGGAAGCCGAAGGATTTCGTCGAAGGCGCGCAGGTGCCTTACCGCGACGCCAAGGGCGCCACCTATGGCTATTCATGGGAAGGCGGCGCCATGGTGATGGGCCTCTCCCGCATGGACCTGATGGAGAAGAAGGGGCTGAAGATTCCAAAGACCTTCGCCGAGTTGCAGGAGGTCTGCGCCGCGATCAACGGCACCGACGGCGTCACCGGCCTCGTCAGCTTCCAGCTCCATCACTGGTGCTTGCCGCCCTACATCCAGGGCTTTGGCGGCAATATCTTCCGCAATCCGCCTACCGACATCATGCCGGCGCTGAACTCGCCGGAAGCGATCCAGGCGATCGAGTTCTACGCGAATCTGTTGAAGAACTGCGCGCCGAAGGGCGTGCTGACCTATACCGAGGATCAGGCGCGGCAGGCGCTGCTGACCGGCCGCTCCAACATCTTCATTCATTCCAGCGCGTGGATCACGCCGATCCTCATGTCCGGTGATAGCAAGGTGAAAGACACATCGCGCGTCGTGCGAATGCCGGCCGGCCCGGTGCGCGATTTCCCGGCCGCCAACAGCCAGGGGCTCGGCATTCCCAAGAACGCCAAGAACAAGAAGGCGGCCTGGGAATTCATCAAATGGGCGCTCAGCCCGGAAATCTCGATGCGGCTGGTCAAGGAGCACGGCCATTCCTCGGTCTGCCGCAGATCTGTGATCGAGAGCGAGGAATATCGCAAGCTGAACACGGTCAACGGCCAGGACCTCGGCGCGCTCTATCTCGAGGTGCTGGGGCTGCCCGCCAAGGGCGAGAACTACATGGCCTATCGCACCGTCAAGGAATTCCCGATCGTCGGCGATGTCCTCAACAAGGCGTTCGAGCAGGTGGCGACCGGGCAGCTTGCCGCGCCGGCTGCGATGAACGCCGCGCAGGAACAGGCGGTCGCCAATATGCGCCGGGCCGGGACCGCGCTTTGA
- a CDS encoding FadR/GntR family transcriptional regulator, which yields MPRDVELRQSNTHVAREIAKLIVSGAWHEGWTLPREIELASQFGVSRTSIRESLSVLKAKGLIAARQKAGTHVRERINWNMLDAELLEWTWAERPSEEFARQLTQVRRIVEPEACAICAERGSDADLARIERAYREMDAAGMDSRAYSEPDLRFHRGILTATGNDFLVAFGATVEAALRMSFDLSTLNPGAPRKSLPYHRAILDEIWARNPDGARRAMHRLMDLTERNITSALSRRHGEAMAAADASREHGA from the coding sequence TTGCCCAGGGACGTCGAACTCCGCCAGTCCAACACGCATGTCGCGCGTGAAATCGCAAAACTCATCGTCTCCGGCGCGTGGCACGAGGGCTGGACGCTGCCGCGCGAGATCGAACTCGCCTCGCAATTTGGCGTCAGCCGCACCTCGATCCGGGAATCGCTGTCCGTCCTGAAGGCGAAAGGCCTGATCGCCGCGCGGCAAAAGGCCGGCACGCACGTGCGCGAGCGGATCAACTGGAACATGCTGGACGCCGAGCTTTTGGAGTGGACCTGGGCGGAACGCCCAAGCGAAGAATTCGCCCGGCAGCTCACACAGGTGCGGCGGATCGTCGAGCCGGAGGCCTGTGCGATCTGTGCCGAGCGCGGTTCGGATGCCGACCTCGCGCGCATCGAGCGGGCCTATCGCGAGATGGATGCCGCCGGCATGGACAGCCGCGCCTATTCCGAACCCGACCTGCGGTTCCACCGCGGCATTCTGACGGCGACCGGCAACGACTTTCTGGTCGCCTTCGGCGCCACCGTCGAAGCGGCGCTTCGGATGTCGTTCGATCTCTCGACGCTGAACCCGGGCGCGCCGCGCAAGAGCCTGCCTTATCACCGCGCCATCCTCGACGAGATATGGGCGCGCAACCCCGATGGCGCGCGGCGCGCGATGCATCGCCTGATGGACCTGACCGAGCGCAATATTACCTCGGCCCTGTCACGCCGGCATGGCGAAGCGATGGCGGCAGCGGATGCCAGCCGTGAACACGGCGCGTGA
- a CDS encoding LLM class flavin-dependent oxidoreductase, which yields MPARIIGMIGTQQEGVAVHLIKGQISRQWVVDFTRLHEQWNYDSVLVGYYASAAEGFAIALYAADHTERIKFLIAHRPGSVAPALAARQVATFDQLTQGRMALHIIAGTSDADQASEGDFLPKNDRYRRAGEYLDVMRKLWTSDSPIDHHGEFYRVEGGYSDIKPYQQPCPPLFFGGSSEGALEMGAKYCDVFAVFGEPLKETRERVQDFRRRASAFGRSAGFNMSLRPIMADNEGAAWDKANALLADVERKTGAAPQPTNRSAERLLGYAARGDVHDERLWMGIARATGAPGNTSCLVGTPEQIAAAVLEYYRLGIHSFLLRGFENPHDTMAIGRDLIPLIKQGALAIDQQAEAAE from the coding sequence ATGCCCGCAAGAATCATCGGAATGATCGGCACCCAACAGGAGGGCGTCGCGGTTCACCTGATCAAGGGACAGATATCGCGGCAATGGGTGGTCGATTTCACCCGGCTGCATGAGCAGTGGAATTACGATTCCGTTCTTGTCGGCTATTACGCCTCCGCCGCCGAGGGTTTTGCGATTGCACTCTACGCGGCCGACCACACCGAGCGCATCAAGTTCCTGATCGCGCACCGGCCAGGCTCGGTGGCGCCGGCGCTTGCCGCGCGGCAGGTCGCAACCTTCGACCAGCTCACGCAAGGGCGGATGGCGCTGCATATCATCGCCGGCACCAGCGACGCAGACCAGGCCAGCGAAGGCGACTTCCTGCCCAAGAACGACCGCTACCGCCGCGCCGGCGAATATCTCGACGTGATGCGGAAGCTCTGGACCAGCGACAGCCCGATCGACCACCACGGCGAGTTCTACCGGGTCGAGGGCGGCTATTCCGATATCAAGCCGTATCAGCAGCCCTGCCCGCCGCTGTTCTTTGGCGGTTCGTCGGAAGGCGCTCTGGAAATGGGCGCGAAGTATTGCGACGTGTTCGCGGTCTTCGGCGAGCCGCTCAAGGAGACGCGGGAGCGGGTGCAGGATTTCCGCCGGCGCGCCTCGGCCTTTGGGCGTAGCGCCGGCTTCAACATGTCGCTGCGGCCGATCATGGCGGACAACGAAGGCGCGGCATGGGACAAGGCCAACGCCCTGCTGGCGGACGTCGAGCGCAAGACCGGCGCCGCGCCGCAGCCGACCAACCGCTCTGCCGAACGCCTGCTCGGCTACGCCGCGCGCGGCGACGTCCATGACGAACGGTTGTGGATGGGGATCGCGCGCGCCACCGGCGCGCCGGGCAATACGTCGTGTCTGGTCGGAACGCCGGAGCAGATCGCAGCGGCGGTGCTGGAGTATTACCGGCTCGGGATTCATTCGTTCCTGCTGCGCGGTTTTGAAAATCCGCACGACACGATGGCGATCGGCCGCGACTTGATTCCGCTTATCAAGCAAGGCGCGCTTGCGATCGACCAGCAGGCCGAAGCGGCCGAATAG
- a CDS encoding NADPH:quinone oxidoreductase family protein produces MKAVVVENYDSIDGISIKEIDTPGLSKGEVRVKVGAAAVGFVDGLKVQGLYQTKDPLPFVPGTEFAGVVDAVADDVAAFKPDMPVIGMTRSGALAEYISVPSAALKHLPPQVPFEAGASFQANYLTGLYALDARASLREGEILLVLGAAGGVGIAAVQIGKLMGARVIAAASTAEKRAFAVRFGADQTIDYTRADWRDTLKELTGGHGPDVIFDPVGGEVALQAFRSIAWRGRHLVVGFASGTIPALAFNLPLLKGGALLGVDLAQIQKQEPETHARLMVQLFDWLASGKLQPVVGKVVPFENFREAFKTMQSRSALGKMIVKFG; encoded by the coding sequence ATGAAGGCCGTGGTTGTCGAGAACTACGATTCGATCGATGGCATCTCGATCAAGGAGATCGATACGCCCGGCCTTTCCAAAGGCGAAGTCCGCGTCAAGGTCGGCGCCGCGGCGGTCGGCTTCGTCGACGGATTGAAGGTGCAAGGGCTTTACCAGACCAAGGATCCCCTGCCGTTCGTGCCGGGCACGGAGTTTGCCGGCGTCGTCGACGCCGTTGCCGATGACGTCGCCGCGTTCAAGCCAGATATGCCGGTGATCGGCATGACGCGTTCCGGCGCGCTCGCCGAATATATCTCGGTACCGTCAGCGGCGCTCAAGCACCTGCCGCCGCAGGTTCCCTTCGAGGCCGGCGCCTCGTTTCAGGCCAATTATCTGACCGGGCTTTACGCGCTGGACGCCCGTGCGTCGCTACGCGAAGGCGAGATATTGTTGGTGCTGGGCGCGGCCGGCGGCGTCGGCATCGCCGCCGTCCAAATCGGCAAATTGATGGGCGCGCGGGTGATCGCTGCCGCTTCGACCGCGGAGAAGCGTGCCTTTGCGGTGCGGTTCGGCGCCGATCAGACCATCGACTACACCAGGGCGGACTGGCGGGACACGCTGAAGGAATTGACCGGCGGCCACGGGCCGGACGTGATTTTCGACCCCGTCGGCGGCGAGGTGGCGCTGCAGGCGTTTCGCTCGATTGCCTGGCGCGGGCGGCATCTGGTCGTCGGATTCGCCTCGGGTACCATTCCGGCGCTGGCGTTCAACCTGCCGCTCTTGAAGGGCGGCGCGCTGCTCGGCGTCGATCTTGCCCAGATCCAGAAGCAGGAGCCGGAGACGCATGCGCGCCTGATGGTGCAATTGTTCGACTGGCTGGCATCGGGCAAATTGCAGCCCGTGGTCGGCAAGGTCGTGCCGTTCGAGAATTTCCGCGAGGCGTTCAAGACCATGCAGTCGCGATCGGCGCTCGGCAAGATGATCGTCAAATTCGGCTGA
- a CDS encoding DUF2889 domain-containing protein — protein MPLKNSNKSRRLMHTRSVECEGFLRDDGLWEVEAWLRDTKPFTQRADRFRGELKPGDAVHDIGLRLAIDDGMTIREAETMMRATPYPTCVEVEPILQRLIGERIGPGWREAVRRKIGRLETCTHLMELLGPAVTTLYQTMSYGKKPEGRDTLENQQNSGERPFFVGGCHSWRTDGPVVAAMFPQFATKPAATD, from the coding sequence ATGCCTCTGAAAAATAGCAACAAATCGCGTCGCCTGATGCATACGCGATCGGTCGAATGCGAAGGTTTTTTGCGAGACGACGGGCTCTGGGAAGTCGAGGCATGGCTGCGCGACACAAAGCCCTTCACCCAGCGCGCCGATCGTTTTCGCGGCGAACTGAAGCCCGGCGATGCCGTGCACGATATCGGCCTGCGGCTCGCCATCGACGACGGCATGACCATCCGCGAGGCGGAAACGATGATGCGCGCGACGCCCTACCCGACCTGCGTCGAGGTCGAGCCGATCCTGCAGCGCCTGATCGGCGAGCGCATCGGCCCGGGCTGGCGCGAAGCGGTGCGGCGCAAGATCGGCCGGCTGGAAACCTGCACGCATCTGATGGAATTGCTCGGCCCCGCCGTGACCACGCTGTACCAGACCATGTCCTACGGCAAGAAGCCGGAAGGCCGCGACACCTTGGAGAACCAGCAGAACTCCGGCGAGCGTCCGTTCTTCGTCGGCGGCTGCCATTCCTGGCGCACCGACGGGCCCGTCGTCGCCGCGATGTTCCCGCAATTCGCGACCAAGCCGGCGGCAACGGACTAG
- a CDS encoding helix-turn-helix domain-containing protein codes for MITAAQLRAARVLLGIDQRRLAELSGLSVPTIQRMEASETMVRGNVDSLVKLITALEDAGIELIDDGANSDGGGRGVRLRAGSGDRPENKTSIGARARR; via the coding sequence ATGATCACAGCGGCTCAATTGCGGGCTGCCAGGGTGCTTCTCGGCATCGATCAGCGGCGGCTCGCGGAGTTGTCGGGGCTTTCGGTGCCAACCATTCAGCGGATGGAAGCGAGTGAGACGATGGTTCGGGGCAACGTCGATTCGCTGGTGAAGCTGATCACCGCGCTCGAGGATGCCGGCATCGAATTGATCGACGACGGGGCAAACAGCGACGGCGGCGGACGCGGCGTGCGGCTCAGGGCCGGTTCCGGAGATCGCCCGGAAAACAAGACATCGATCGGAGCGAGGGCGCGCAGATAA
- the hyfB gene encoding hydrogenase 4 subunit B, giving the protein MSAVALQMVCIAGLLGLAALAIVLSRSKISTPVIYGATLAVSAIALIGALRFLLGGAADATTLTLPVGLPWLGAHFRLDALASFFLVVINLGGASASLYGLGYGHHDPAPHRVLPFFPAFLAGMNLVVLADDAFSYLLCWEFMSLASWALVMAHHRERGNATAGYVYLVMASFGTLTLLLAFGLLAGPAGEYGFAAIRAAQHTPYAATLVLILMLLGAGSKAGMVPLHVWLPLAHPAAPSHVSALMSGVMTKVAIYGFIRVMFDLLGQPSWPASVVVLFLGSITAVMGILYAMMEKDLKRLLAYSTIENIGIVFASLGLAMAFQANGLKAAAALAFTAALFHALNHSFFKSLLFFGAGAVLTATGERDMDKLGGLIHRMPFTSFVVLVGCVAISALPPFNGFVSEWLIFQAVLQSPDLPQWALKIMVPAVGAMLALAAALAAACFVKTYGVTFLGRPRGKMAETAHEVDRFSLTAMFILAVLCLLAGILPGLVIDALAPVANEILGSRMPAQAAQPWLSIVPIAEGRSSYNGLLVMVFITASASLAVYFIHRFASRALRRGPAWGCGFSDAVPAAQYSSVSFAQPIRRVFGTLVFHARDHVAMPAPGDVRPARLRIELHDLVWNGIYAPIADAVAFSSSRLNRLQFLTIRRYLSLVFATLVTLLLVLAIWS; this is encoded by the coding sequence ATGTCGGCCGTCGCCCTGCAAATGGTCTGTATCGCCGGACTGCTCGGGTTGGCCGCGCTGGCGATCGTTCTGAGCCGGTCGAAAATCTCCACCCCCGTCATCTACGGCGCGACACTGGCCGTATCGGCGATTGCATTGATCGGCGCGTTGCGCTTCCTGCTCGGCGGCGCCGCCGATGCCACCACCCTTACCCTGCCGGTCGGTTTGCCATGGCTCGGCGCGCATTTCCGTCTCGACGCACTGGCCTCGTTCTTCCTCGTCGTCATCAATCTGGGTGGAGCGTCGGCAAGTCTCTATGGCCTCGGCTACGGCCATCATGACCCTGCGCCGCACCGCGTGCTTCCCTTCTTCCCCGCCTTTCTCGCCGGCATGAACCTCGTGGTGCTGGCGGACGACGCCTTCTCCTATCTGCTGTGCTGGGAGTTCATGTCACTGGCATCATGGGCGCTGGTGATGGCGCACCATCGCGAACGGGGCAACGCGACGGCCGGTTACGTCTATCTCGTGATGGCAAGCTTCGGCACACTCACGCTGCTGCTCGCCTTCGGCTTGCTGGCAGGGCCGGCGGGAGAATACGGATTTGCGGCCATTCGCGCCGCACAGCACACGCCCTATGCCGCGACGCTGGTGCTGATCCTGATGCTGCTCGGCGCCGGTTCCAAGGCGGGCATGGTGCCGTTGCATGTCTGGCTGCCGCTCGCCCATCCCGCGGCGCCGAGCCACGTGTCGGCGCTGATGAGCGGCGTCATGACCAAGGTCGCGATCTATGGCTTCATTCGCGTCATGTTCGATCTGCTGGGACAGCCGAGTTGGCCGGCCAGCGTGGTCGTGCTGTTCCTCGGCAGCATCACCGCCGTCATGGGCATCCTTTACGCCATGATGGAGAAGGATCTGAAGCGCCTCCTGGCCTACTCTACCATCGAAAATATCGGCATCGTGTTCGCCAGCCTCGGCCTTGCCATGGCGTTCCAGGCCAATGGACTGAAGGCGGCGGCGGCGCTCGCCTTCACGGCCGCGCTGTTTCACGCGCTCAACCACTCCTTCTTCAAGAGCCTGCTGTTCTTCGGCGCCGGCGCCGTGCTGACCGCGACGGGCGAGCGCGACATGGACAAGCTCGGTGGCCTCATTCACCGCATGCCGTTCACGAGCTTCGTCGTCCTCGTCGGCTGCGTCGCGATCTCGGCGCTGCCGCCGTTCAACGGCTTCGTGTCGGAGTGGCTGATCTTCCAGGCCGTGCTGCAAAGTCCGGACCTGCCGCAATGGGCGCTGAAGATCATGGTGCCCGCAGTCGGCGCGATGCTCGCGCTCGCTGCAGCACTGGCTGCGGCCTGTTTCGTCAAGACCTATGGCGTGACGTTTCTCGGCCGGCCGCGCGGGAAGATGGCGGAAACCGCACATGAAGTCGATCGCTTCTCGCTCACGGCCATGTTTATCCTTGCCGTACTTTGCCTGCTGGCGGGAATCCTGCCGGGGCTGGTGATCGATGCGCTCGCGCCGGTCGCGAACGAGATCCTCGGCAGCCGCATGCCGGCCCAGGCCGCGCAACCCTGGCTTTCGATCGTGCCGATTGCGGAAGGCCGCAGTTCGTACAACGGATTGCTGGTGATGGTGTTCATCACGGCAAGCGCGTCGCTGGCGGTCTATTTTATCCATCGCTTCGCCTCCCGCGCGCTGCGACGGGGACCGGCTTGGGGATGCGGCTTCTCCGATGCAGTGCCCGCCGCGCAATATTCCAGCGTCAGCTTTGCCCAGCCGATCCGCCGCGTATTCGGCACACTCGTGTTCCACGCCCGCGATCACGTCGCGATGCCGGCCCCGGGCGATGTCCGGCCGGCGCGGCTCAGAATCGAACTGCATGACCTGGTCTGGAACGGAATCTATGCGCCGATTGCGGATGCTGTGGCCTTTTCGTCCAGCCGGCTCAATCGCCTGCAGTTCCTGACCATCCGGCGATATCTCAGCCTGGTCTTTGCCACCCTCGTCACGCTGCTGCTGGTGCTCGCGATATGGTCGTGA
- a CDS encoding respiratory chain complex I subunit 1 family protein has product MVVISDIIVQGVQMLLVLLLAPLLTGYVRKIKARLVRRQGASIFQPYRDLLRLMRKEVVLADNASWLFRVTPYITFAAIWVAAALVPTFAIGLLFNWTADLIAIVALLGSARFFLALAGMDVGTSFGGIGSSREVMIAALAEPAMLLIVFCLALVAGSTQLSTVSHLLASSYVGLRVSLGMALVALFMVAIAENARIPVDNPATHLELTMVHEAMILEYSGRHLAMIEFGAFLKLLLYVSLIACVFLPWQIALYGSGTLSYAIGAGAYIIKLALAGFLLALFETATAKMRVFRVPQFLGAAFMLGLLGTLLLFVSRSF; this is encoded by the coding sequence ATGGTCGTGATCTCGGACATCATCGTGCAAGGCGTGCAGATGCTGCTCGTGCTGCTGCTCGCCCCGCTCCTGACCGGCTACGTGCGCAAGATCAAGGCCCGGCTGGTACGCCGCCAGGGGGCTTCCATCTTTCAGCCCTATCGCGACCTGCTGCGCCTGATGCGCAAGGAAGTGGTGCTCGCCGACAACGCCTCATGGCTGTTCCGCGTAACACCTTACATCACCTTCGCCGCGATCTGGGTCGCGGCCGCCCTGGTGCCGACCTTCGCGATCGGGCTGTTGTTCAACTGGACGGCGGATCTGATCGCCATCGTCGCGCTGCTCGGAAGTGCGCGCTTCTTCCTCGCGCTTGCTGGGATGGACGTCGGCACCAGTTTCGGCGGCATCGGGTCCAGCCGCGAGGTGATGATCGCGGCGCTTGCCGAGCCCGCGATGCTGCTGATCGTTTTCTGCCTGGCGCTAGTCGCCGGTTCGACGCAACTCTCGACCGTCTCGCACTTGCTGGCGTCGTCCTATGTGGGACTGCGAGTGTCGCTCGGGATGGCGCTGGTCGCGCTGTTCATGGTGGCGATCGCGGAGAACGCGCGCATTCCGGTCGACAACCCGGCGACGCATCTCGAACTCACCATGGTGCATGAGGCGATGATCCTGGAATATTCGGGACGCCATCTCGCGATGATCGAGTTCGGCGCGTTTCTCAAGCTGCTGCTGTATGTCTCGTTGATCGCCTGCGTGTTCCTCCCCTGGCAGATCGCGCTGTACGGCAGCGGTACGTTGTCATACGCGATCGGCGCCGGCGCCTACATCATCAAGCTCGCGCTGGCCGGCTTCCTGCTCGCGCTGTTCGAGACCGCCACGGCAAAGATGCGGGTGTTTCGCGTTCCGCAATTCCTCGGCGCGGCGTTCATGCTGGGCCTGCTCGGCACCCTGCTGCTGTTCGTCTCGAGGAGTTTCTGA
- a CDS encoding hydrogenase-4 component E: MHSLAFDVSHTLAGGLVLISLMMLYQDRLYSLLNVFALHALVLAFSVAWQAFIQDAPHLYVTAVIALVFKAIVIPVALHRIVKQLGIHRDIESAVGIGPTMLAGMGLVALSLVLMLRVTSDADPLAREDLAFALSVVLLGLLVMVTRRNAVSQVVGFMSLENGLVLAATGAKGMPLVVEISVAFSILIAFIVIGIFLFRIRERFDSVDVSALDDFRGERR, encoded by the coding sequence ATGCACAGTCTCGCCTTCGACGTCTCCCACACGCTGGCCGGCGGACTGGTGCTGATCAGCTTGATGATGCTGTATCAGGACCGGCTCTATTCGCTGCTCAACGTGTTCGCGCTCCACGCCCTAGTGCTGGCGTTCTCGGTTGCCTGGCAGGCCTTCATCCAAGACGCACCTCATCTCTACGTCACCGCGGTCATCGCCCTGGTATTCAAGGCGATCGTCATTCCGGTCGCGCTGCACCGCATCGTCAAGCAGCTCGGAATTCACCGCGACATCGAGTCGGCCGTCGGAATCGGTCCGACCATGCTGGCCGGAATGGGGCTCGTCGCCCTCTCCCTGGTTCTCATGCTGCGGGTAACGAGCGACGCCGATCCGCTGGCGCGCGAGGATCTCGCCTTTGCCTTGTCCGTGGTGCTGCTCGGACTTCTGGTCATGGTGACGCGCCGCAATGCGGTCAGCCAGGTTGTCGGATTCATGTCGCTTGAAAACGGACTGGTGCTGGCGGCGACCGGCGCCAAGGGCATGCCGCTGGTCGTCGAGATCAGCGTCGCCTTCTCGATCCTGATCGCGTTCATCGTCATCGGCATCTTCCTGTTCCGAATCCGCGAGCGCTTCGATTCGGTGGATGTCTCCGCGCTCGACGATTTCAGGGGCGAACGACGATGA